Proteins from a genomic interval of Papaver somniferum cultivar HN1 chromosome 4, ASM357369v1, whole genome shotgun sequence:
- the LOC113274013 gene encoding flavonol synthase/flavanone 3-hydroxylase-like, whose product MSQTDRIPTIDLLPFISINEVDQDQNDDQLDAKKKKIKEVINQACSEYGFFQIINHGVPVGLMSRALDLSKKFFDCPDDEKLKFSPEPSAPLPAGYSRANPLVGQYERLLMFTPNSSFKNIYPDNPPEFREVLQEIFSHLTKTGSVIEAVLNDCLNLPQNFLHEYNLDRNWDFMVNLAYQPATETESSGLSEHQDSNCITFVLQDDVGGLEVLKEGKWIPVIPDKSSIIVNIGDVIQVLTNNKYKSATHRVVSQMGSRRRHSFAFFYNLQGDKWVEPLPQFTIDIGEEPKYRGFCYKDYQALRLRNKTHPPSRPEDFIDITHYDIPN is encoded by the exons ATGTCTCAAACTGATAGAATTCCTACAATTGATCTCCTTCCATTCATCAGCATCAATGAAGTAGATCAAGATCAAAATGATGACCAGTTAGAtgctaagaagaagaaaatcaaagaggTCATAAATCAAGCTTGTTCCGAGTATGGATTCTTCCAAATTATCAACCATGGtgttccggttggtctgatgagCCGAGCACTTGATCTCTCCAAAAAGTTTTTCGATTGCCCTGATGATGAGAAGCTCAAGTTTAGTCCTGAACCCAGTGCACCTCTTCCAGCTGGTTACAGCCGTGCTAATCCCCTTGTTGGTCAGTACGAGCGCTTGTTGATGTTCACCCCGAATTCCAGTTTTAAGAATATATACCCTGACAATCCGCCAGAATTCAG GGAAGTATTGCAGGAAATTTTCTCCCACCTGACGAAAACAGGCTCAGTTATAGAGGCAGTTTTGAACGACTGCTTAAACCTCCCTCAAAATTTCCTGCATGAATATAACCTCGACCGAAACTGGGATTTCATGGTGAATTTAGCCTACCAACCTGCAACAGAAACTGAAAGCAGTGGTTTAAGCGAGCACCAAGATTCAAATTGTATCACTTTTGTTTTACAAGATGATGTTGGAGGTCTTGAAGTTCTCAAGGAAGGAAAATGGATTCCAGTTATTCCAGATAAAAGCAGTATCATTGTTAATATAGGCGATGTGATTCAG GTACTGACCAACAACAAGTACAAGAGTGCAACACACAGGGTGGTGAGCCAGATGGGATCAAGGCGTCGACACTCTTTTGCATTCTTTTATAACTTACAAGGAGATAAATGGGTTGAACCATTGCCTCAATTTACAATAGATATCGGAGAGGAGCCGAAGTATAGAGGATTCTGTTACAAAGATTATCAAGCACTCAGGTTGAGAAATAAAACACATCCACCTTCCAGACCTGAAGATTTTATTGATATTACTCACTATGACATACCCAATTAG